The Solanum pennellii chromosome 11, SPENNV200 sequence CAGTAGCTTATGCTAATCGACACGCCTTTAGTTATGTTCCTCCTTTAGTTAGGCAGCAAAGAAAAGAGCGGAAAACATTGAATTTGTTGGAGAAAAGTGGGGTTGTTAAGGTTGAGGATCCTTATATATGTAGAGTGTGTGGGAGGAGATTTTATACTAATGAGAAGCTTGTGAATCATTTTAAGCAAATTCACGAACGTGAGCAGACGAAAAGGTTGAATCAGATTGAGTCTGCTAGAGGGAAAATGAGGGTGAAGTTGGTAGCTAAGTATGCGATGAAGATGGATAAGTATAAGGGTGCTGTTAGGGATGTTTTGACCCCGAAAGTTGGGTATGGTTTGGCGGATGATTTGAAACGGGCAGGTTTTTGGGTTAGGACTGTGTCGGATAAGCCACAGGCTGCTGATATCGCATTGAGGAATCATTTGGTTGATGTAATGGATAAGAGGATGGTGGATTATGTGGTTCTTGTGTCTGATGATTCTGATTTTGTGGAAGTGTTGAAGGAGGCACGGTTGAGGTGTTTGAAGACGGTGGTTGTTGGTGATAGTAATGATGGTGCTCTTAAGAGGACAGCGGATGCTGCTTTCTCGTGGCAAGAGATTATGATGGGAAAGGCCAAGAAAGAAGCTGTCTCTGTTGTTGGACGGTGGAAGGACCGAGATGTTTTGAAAAGATTGGAGTGGACATATGATCCTGAAGTAGAGAAAAAGTTGTATTACTCTGAAGTTGAGAGTGATGATTCTGATGGAATCTTTTCTGGGGAAGATAAAGAGGATGTTGATGCTTCCATCTCGAAGGAAGATGCTCATGCGTGGTGGAAGCTGGACTCTCGTTCAGGTACTTTTGAATCTTTGTTACTTCATGATGCACAGTTAATTCTCTGACAATGAAGTTCTCCACTTTGGACTTCTGAGCAATCATTTTTACGCTGTACTATATTCAGGACATGATTGATGCAGCAACTGATTATTGTCTCAGCTTCATTCTTATAAGAAGGAGATATGAACTGGTGATTCCACCATCCTCAGAATGCTTTCCTAACGTTGAGGTTTACAATGCGGAAAGTTGTTAGCTCAGAATTCTCAGATCAAAATGAGTGCAAAGGAATTGATGCAGATTGAGTCCCAGCAGCCACGCAACATACtaaatgaaaaaagagaaaattaaccTTGTGCCGTAATAGCTTCCAGAACTTTCATGAATTAGGTCCGACGAGTAAGAATCTGGAAACTTACTGTAATGTCTATGTCTTCTTATCTTAGTACTTCTCAGCTTTCGAATCTTTGGCTAAAACTCTTATGTAAGAGTAAAATATTATAACAGACAAAGAAGTATAATTGCTGGCtcagatttcaaaagtgagaaTGCTGTCATTTAAGTAATGTTCTGAACGTGAAAACATGACATTGACCTGGTATTGCTGATAAATTTATCTAGTTACTGTTGTCTGATGTAGGATCCTGGTTGTTCACTAGTATTACCAGTAGTGCTTCATTGATGGTTCAAAGTAGAAGATATGATGCAGCATTAGGATTCATAACTGTTAATTCTTTTTAGTTGAATTAAGTGATCATTGCCAACTTACATATTCTTCATTTAGAAGAATGTTGTTCTGAACTCAGATGTCAGAAGTAGCTCAAGTCCTTCCTAAGTTGTAGATAAAAGCCTCAGTCTTTCCAATTTTTGACTTCGATACAAGGAAAAAAGAATGCAAGAAATGGATTACTTGAACCTGACATTAGAACGTGAGGTAATTTTCATCAGTGTTAATAACTTCAACACTTTTAACTGCATATGTGATGATGGAATAACTCTTGAGAACCTTCTCGGATAGGTGTTCCATAAATTTCTTGAAATTGGTAAGCATTCAAAACAGACAGTATTGCATTTGCTTTTTGTATGGTTTCTGCTTGTAACAGCCATGGACTTTTTAGCGTATAATGGATATTTATATCTTGAGAAGTATGCGACTGAATATAACAAGGATACTGCTGGTCACGACATGTAATACTGTGAAGCTGGTGCATTAGTTTCTCTTAAGAGTAG is a genomic window containing:
- the LOC107003083 gene encoding uncharacterized protein LOC107003083, coding for MMNCVKVSSFIHAIRFYKRFCHFESKSHLGFGSLDSPIRASVGIFWDLDNKPPKSFPPFDAATKLKKAAGQFGVVRFTVAYANRHAFSYVPPLVRQQRKERKTLNLLEKSGVVKVEDPYICRVCGRRFYTNEKLVNHFKQIHEREQTKRLNQIESARGKMRVKLVAKYAMKMDKYKGAVRDVLTPKVGYGLADDLKRAGFWVRTVSDKPQAADIALRNHLVDVMDKRMVDYVVLVSDDSDFVEVLKEARLRCLKTVVVGDSNDGALKRTADAAFSWQEIMMGKAKKEAVSVVGRWKDRDVLKRLEWTYDPEVEKKLYYSEVESDDSDGIFSGEDKEDVDASISKEDAHAWWKLDSRSGHD